From the Oncorhynchus nerka isolate Pitt River linkage group LG20, Oner_Uvic_2.0, whole genome shotgun sequence genome, one window contains:
- the LOC115101958 gene encoding src-like-adapter 2: MGSGPSKERRGSSTQAALLGQEEPAESVILESSKYMVVALYNYPTGPPAHCRIHTGERLSVLSDEGEWWKVRSSATGNESYIPSNYTAKVYHRWQYEGLSREKAEELLFLPYNQTGSFLVRESETHPGANSLSVRKSSDQDRRSVKHYRIQQLENGWLYISPCLTFPNLRALVDHYSEVRDGLCCLLGEPCFIQGSNNVPVVTGPLPMAVRKPTLNWKDMDSSMIFGKDKGKDNEDSLVSEGLKEAIKSYRFMTEDCKGSSHKWDS; the protein is encoded by the exons ATGGGCAGTGGGCCCAGTAAAGAACGTCGGGGATCCAGCACTCAGGCAGCCTTGCTGGGCCAGGAAGAGCCCGCTGAGTCAGTCATACTGG AGAGTAGCAAGTATATGGTAGTGGCCCTGTATAACTATCCCACTGGTCCCCCAGCACACTGCCGCATCCACACTGGAGAGAGACTCAGCGTGCTTTCAGA CGAGGGGGAGTGGTGGAAGGTGAGATCCTCTGCCACAGGCAATGAGAGCTACATCCCCAGCAACTACACAGCCAAGGTGTACCACAG GTGGCAGTATGAGGGTCTCAGCCGAGAGAAGGCTGAGGAGCTCCTCTTTCTGCCCTACAACCAGACTGGCTCTTTTCTGGTCCGGGAGAGTGAGACCCATCCTG GTGCCAACTCCCTGTCAGTGCGTAAGAGCAGTGACCAGGATCGTCGCTCAGTCAAACACTACCGGATCCAACAACTGGAGAATGGCTGGCTCTACATCTCCCCCTGCCTCACCTTCCCCAACCTCAGAGCTCTGGTAGACCACTACTCAG AGGTCCGTGATGGGCTGTGCTGTCTGCTAGGGGAGCCCTGCTTCATCCAGGGGTCCAACAACGTTCCTGTGGTTACTGGGCCACTCCCCATGGCTGTCAGGAAGCCCACCCTCAACTGGAAAGATATGGACAG ctccATGATTTTTGGCAAGGACAAAGGCAAGGACAATGAGGATTCCCTGGTGAGTGAGGGATTAAAGGAGGCCATCAAATCCTACCGCTTCATGACAGAGGACTGCAAAGGCTCCAGCCACAAATGGGACAGCTGA